Proteins encoded by one window of Methanobacterium sp. CWC-01:
- the mer gene encoding 5,10-methylenetetrahydromethanopterin reductase encodes MKFGIEFVPNEPIEKIVKLVKLAEDVGFEYTWITDHYNNKNVYETLALIAAGTETIKLGPGVTNPYVRSPAITASAVATLDEISNGRATLGIGPGDKATFDALGIAWTKPVSTIKDAIAMMSTLMAGEKTETGAQLGGVKSVQEKIPIYMGAQGPMMLKTAGGFSDGALINASNPKDFEAAVPLIKEGAEAEGKSISDVDVAAYTCCSIDDDAGKALGAAKIVVAFIAAGSPPPVFERHGLAPDTGAKFGDMLAKGDFGGAIGAVDDALMDAFSVVGTPADFVPKIEALGEMGVTQYVAGSPIGPDKEKSIKLLGEVIDSF; translated from the coding sequence ATGAAGTTTGGTATTGAATTTGTCCCAAATGAACCAATAGAAAAGATTGTCAAGCTGGTAAAGCTGGCAGAAGACGTCGGTTTTGAATACACTTGGATTACCGACCACTACAACAACAAAAATGTATACGAAACCCTGGCTTTAATTGCAGCAGGAACTGAAACAATTAAACTCGGTCCTGGTGTAACCAACCCCTACGTGCGAAGCCCAGCCATAACCGCATCCGCAGTTGCCACCCTGGATGAAATCTCCAATGGAAGAGCAACCTTAGGTATTGGCCCTGGTGACAAAGCAACCTTCGACGCCTTAGGAATTGCATGGACCAAACCAGTATCCACCATCAAAGACGCCATCGCCATGATGAGTACTTTAATGGCTGGTGAAAAAACCGAAACCGGTGCACAATTAGGTGGAGTTAAATCTGTCCAGGAAAAAATCCCAATTTACATGGGAGCCCAAGGGCCAATGATGCTCAAAACCGCCGGAGGATTCTCAGACGGTGCATTAATTAACGCATCTAACCCAAAAGACTTCGAAGCAGCTGTTCCACTCATAAAAGAAGGAGCAGAAGCCGAAGGTAAATCCATATCCGACGTTGACGTGGCAGCCTACACCTGCTGTTCCATTGACGACGACGCCGGTAAAGCACTAGGCGCCGCTAAAATCGTGGTAGCTTTCATCGCAGCCGGATCCCCACCACCAGTATTCGAAAGACACGGCCTAGCCCCTGACACCGGTGCTAAATTCGGTGACATGCTGGCTAAAGGTGACTTCGGTGGAGCCATCGGAGCTGTAGACGACGCTCTAATGGACGCTTTCTCTGTAGTAGGAACTCCCGCAGACTTCGTACCAAAAATCGAAGCTCTCGGTGAAATGGGTGTAACCCAGTACGTAGCCGGTTCCCCAATTGGTCCTGACAAAGAAAAATCCATAAAACTGTTAGGAGAAGTAATAGACAGCTTCTAA
- a CDS encoding glycosyltransferase, producing the protein MKILLPVIGVRGDVQVFFALAKALENEGHEVTVAVNSKFQKLGESYAISCYALVDNPEDGVNELQEIMKAKNTMEAAKIGTNFFFKGVREQTKTLQELCPLYDVIIGYGSFGLAEADKANKTFISVVIDPTMAEKKFSKNMRLNMGLMVEKIALYFLIGKKYEQFRKEIGAPPSSKSNNPQLILLPMSQHVVKPSDNWTSKNVISGYWYLEVPSSYFPPEDLQKFIENGEKPIFISFGSAGWSEEDNISLLKILFEAVRITGSRAIILNTKKYAGKIPDHIYLVHEIPFDWLFGYCSCVVHHCGLGTTAEVLKAGLPSIPVPYMIDQFAWAERIHSLGVATRPIPRKELTADKLSKAIVEALDNHLIRENAVKLGHKTREEDGLKSAVRAIESATNTNGK; encoded by the coding sequence ATGAAGATATTATTACCAGTTATTGGGGTTCGCGGTGATGTGCAGGTTTTTTTTGCATTGGCGAAAGCACTAGAAAATGAGGGCCATGAAGTAACGGTTGCTGTAAATAGTAAATTTCAAAAATTAGGTGAATCATACGCTATTAGTTGTTATGCTCTTGTAGACAACCCTGAAGATGGGGTAAATGAATTGCAAGAGATAATGAAGGCAAAAAATACCATGGAAGCAGCAAAAATAGGCACCAACTTTTTTTTCAAAGGGGTTAGGGAGCAAACTAAGACTTTACAGGAACTCTGCCCTCTTTATGATGTGATAATAGGATATGGGAGTTTTGGTCTAGCTGAAGCCGATAAGGCAAATAAAACCTTTATCAGTGTGGTAATCGATCCCACCATGGCAGAGAAGAAATTTTCCAAAAATATGAGACTAAATATGGGATTAATGGTGGAAAAAATAGCCCTATATTTCTTAATAGGGAAAAAATATGAGCAATTCAGGAAAGAAATAGGTGCTCCCCCTTCCAGTAAATCAAACAATCCTCAATTGATACTTTTACCAATGAGTCAGCATGTAGTTAAGCCAAGTGATAACTGGACATCTAAGAATGTAATTTCAGGTTATTGGTATTTGGAGGTTCCTTCAAGTTATTTTCCTCCCGAAGATCTTCAAAAGTTTATAGAAAACGGCGAAAAACCAATATTCATTAGTTTTGGGTCTGCAGGTTGGAGTGAAGAAGATAATATTTCGCTCTTGAAGATTCTTTTTGAAGCAGTCCGGATAACAGGTTCCAGGGCGATTATCCTAAATACAAAAAAGTATGCGGGTAAAATTCCAGATCACATTTATTTGGTTCATGAGATTCCCTTCGATTGGTTGTTTGGTTATTGTTCTTGTGTTGTTCATCACTGTGGTCTGGGCACGACTGCTGAAGTACTAAAAGCAGGGTTGCCTTCTATTCCCGTGCCATATATGATTGACCAGTTTGCCTGGGCCGAGCGTATTCATTCTCTTGGAGTTGCAACGCGCCCCATACCTAGAAAGGAGCTTACCGCGGATAAATTGTCTAAGGCAATTGTAGAAGCTCTGGATAATCATCTAATTAGGGAAAATGCTGTGAAATTAGGTCATAAAACACGCGAAGAAGATGGTTTGAAGAGTGCAGTAAGGGCAATCGAATCTGCAACAAATACAAATGGAAAATAG
- a CDS encoding TetR/AcrR family transcriptional regulator, which produces MGDDFIRVTKSPEERHKELSDIAEQLFLEKGYEQTMVSDIVKIAGVAQGTFYYYFKSKEAVLDEITDKYISIIVESMEKISKDENLNPIEKLVKIFHFSLSFSGDTIGIMQYVHDEKNLHLQRKFQQRIPLQTVAPLAHIFKEGVEEGIFNTSYPEDAAKAFNGISGMVLQGIDSADHNPDEIKRKFMVIFDFVERILGTESGTISNAFREMVV; this is translated from the coding sequence ATGGGGGATGATTTTATTCGTGTAACCAAGAGTCCAGAAGAAAGACACAAAGAGCTCAGCGATATTGCTGAACAACTATTTCTCGAGAAGGGCTATGAACAGACCATGGTCAGTGACATCGTAAAAATAGCAGGAGTTGCTCAGGGCACTTTTTACTATTATTTTAAATCCAAAGAAGCAGTTTTAGACGAAATAACTGACAAATATATCAGTATTATCGTCGAAAGCATGGAAAAAATCTCTAAAGACGAAAATCTAAATCCTATAGAAAAACTGGTAAAAATTTTCCATTTTTCATTGTCATTTAGTGGTGATACAATAGGTATCATGCAGTACGTCCATGATGAAAAGAACCTTCACCTGCAACGTAAATTCCAACAAAGAATACCTCTTCAAACAGTAGCACCATTAGCCCACATATTTAAAGAAGGTGTTGAGGAAGGGATTTTCAACACTTCATATCCGGAAGACGCTGCCAAAGCATTTAATGGGATCTCAGGCATGGTTTTACAGGGAATAGATAGTGCTGATCATAACCCTGATGAAATTAAAAGGAAATTCATGGTAATTTTCGATTTTGTTGAAAGAATTTTAGGGACAGAAAGTGGTACTATTAGTAATGCATTCAGGGAAATGGTCGTTTAA
- the katG gene encoding catalase/peroxidase HPI: MDENSKQTASHGATNLDWWPNQLNLDILRQHSSKSNPMGEDFNYAEEFKSLDFGALKKDLHELMTDSQDWWPADFGHYGPLFIRMAWHSAGTYRVSDGRGGGGNGNQRFPPLSSWPDNTNLDKARRLLWPIKQKYGRKISWADLLILVGNVALESMGFQTFGFGGGREDIWEPEKDIYWGSEKEWLTDERHTGDRELENPLAALEMGLIYVNPEGPNGEPDPIAAAHDIRESFSRMAMNDEETVALIAGGHAFGKTHGAGDPECVGPEPEAAPIQEQGLGWKSSFGTGKGNDTITGGPEVIWTNTPTTWDNNFFRILFEFEWELTKSPAGAYQWKPKGDAGVDTVPDPHDPSKRRTPGMLTTDLSLRFDPIYEKISRRFYENPDQLADAFARAWFKLIHRDMGPRTRYLGPEVPDEELIWQDPIPTVNHELIDEEDITTLKGRILASELSVSELVSTAWASASTFRGSDKRGGANGARIRLAPQKDWEVNQSDQLAKVLEVLEGIQSEFNEAQSGDKKVSLADLIVLAGCAGVEEAARNAGLDVTVPFTPGRMDALEEQTDVDSFAVLEPVADGFRNYQKTQYAVRPEELLVDKAQLLTLTPPEMTVLIGGMRVLNANFEGSQHGVFTNQPETLTNDFFVNLLDMRTEWTASPDDDNVFEGRDRSTGELKWTATRVDLIFGSNSELRALAEVYACEDSQEKFVHDFIMAWDKVMMLDRFDLA; the protein is encoded by the coding sequence ATGGATGAAAATAGCAAACAAACTGCTAGCCATGGTGCAACGAACCTTGACTGGTGGCCTAACCAGTTGAATCTCGACATACTGCGCCAGCATTCCTCGAAGTCAAATCCGATGGGCGAAGATTTCAACTACGCTGAAGAATTCAAGAGTCTCGACTTCGGAGCCTTGAAGAAGGACCTGCATGAACTTATGACGGATTCACAGGACTGGTGGCCGGCGGACTTTGGCCACTATGGACCTTTATTCATCCGCATGGCGTGGCACAGCGCCGGTACCTACCGTGTCAGCGATGGTCGTGGAGGAGGGGGCAATGGTAATCAGCGCTTTCCACCTCTAAGCAGCTGGCCTGACAACACCAACCTCGACAAGGCACGCCGACTGCTCTGGCCCATCAAACAGAAGTACGGCCGTAAAATTTCCTGGGCCGACCTCTTGATTCTCGTCGGTAATGTCGCCCTGGAATCCATGGGTTTTCAGACCTTCGGTTTCGGTGGCGGGCGTGAGGACATCTGGGAACCGGAGAAGGATATATACTGGGGTTCCGAGAAAGAGTGGCTTACAGACGAGCGCCATACCGGTGACCGGGAACTCGAGAATCCCCTCGCAGCACTGGAGATGGGCCTGATTTATGTAAACCCGGAAGGCCCCAACGGCGAACCAGACCCCATTGCGGCGGCGCATGACATCCGAGAGAGCTTTAGTCGCATGGCCATGAACGACGAGGAGACAGTGGCCCTCATTGCGGGTGGCCACGCCTTTGGGAAGACTCACGGTGCAGGCGATCCAGAGTGTGTGGGCCCGGAGCCAGAAGCCGCTCCCATCCAGGAGCAGGGCTTGGGCTGGAAGAGCAGCTTCGGCACCGGTAAAGGCAACGACACCATTACCGGCGGCCCGGAAGTTATCTGGACCAACACGCCCACCACGTGGGATAACAACTTCTTCCGGATCTTATTTGAATTCGAATGGGAGCTGACGAAGAGCCCAGCCGGTGCCTACCAGTGGAAGCCGAAGGGTGATGCAGGCGTCGATACCGTTCCTGATCCCCATGACCCGTCAAAGCGTCGCACCCCAGGCATGCTGACCACCGACCTCTCCTTGCGGTTCGACCCCATCTATGAAAAGATCTCACGGCGATTCTACGAGAACCCGGACCAGCTTGCAGACGCCTTCGCCCGTGCCTGGTTTAAGCTGATCCACCGTGACATGGGGCCACGGACCCGCTATCTCGGCCCGGAGGTACCGGATGAGGAGCTCATCTGGCAGGACCCCATCCCTACCGTTAATCACGAACTGATCGATGAAGAAGATATCACCACCCTTAAGGGCAGGATACTGGCTTCTGAACTGTCAGTTTCAGAGCTGGTCTCCACCGCCTGGGCCTCAGCATCCACCTTCCGTGGCTCCGATAAGCGTGGCGGTGCCAATGGTGCCCGCATTCGCCTGGCACCACAGAAGGACTGGGAAGTAAACCAATCAGACCAGCTAGCCAAAGTACTCGAGGTACTGGAGGGCATCCAGAGCGAATTTAACGAAGCCCAGTCAGGCGATAAGAAGGTGTCGCTGGCCGATCTCATCGTTTTAGCTGGTTGTGCGGGTGTGGAAGAGGCTGCTCGAAATGCTGGCCTCGATGTAACGGTGCCCTTCACACCGGGACGTATGGACGCCCTGGAGGAACAGACCGATGTGGATTCTTTTGCCGTTCTTGAACCGGTCGCAGACGGCTTCCGCAATTATCAGAAGACTCAGTACGCTGTTAGGCCCGAAGAGTTGCTGGTGGACAAAGCGCAACTTTTGACTTTGACCCCTCCTGAGATGACGGTTCTCATTGGAGGCATGCGTGTCCTGAATGCCAACTTTGAAGGGTCCCAGCATGGTGTCTTCACTAATCAGCCCGAGACGCTCACCAATGATTTCTTCGTGAATTTGTTGGATATGAGAACAGAATGGACTGCATCCCCGGATGACGATAATGTGTTCGAAGGGCGGGATCGATCTACAGGTGAACTCAAGTGGACCGCTACTCGGGTGGACCTCATCTTCGGTTCAAACTCCGAACTTCGGGCCTTGGCGGAAGTCTATGCCTGTGAGGACTCCCAGGAGAAGTTCGTCCACGACTTTATAATGGCTTGGGATAAGGTTATGATGCTGGACCGGTTCGATTTGGCCTGA
- a CDS encoding DUF429 domain-containing protein, translating into MGIDLAGMEKNPSGICIIEGDNILLKTSYTDKEIIETVQTSLPELIVIDAPLSLPRGRCCLEKECVCASGGHFRQCEVEIRRYGPVLPLNFRGMKMLTMRGISLKEKLEGYTLLETHPRTVQKMLGITDLIQYVKDRFELDVKPSAHELDGFLAALTGLSYLEDCYMELGDPQEGTIILPEKDCAILLEIIK; encoded by the coding sequence ATGGGAATAGACCTTGCCGGCATGGAAAAGAACCCCAGTGGTATCTGTATCATTGAAGGGGATAATATCCTCCTTAAAACTAGTTATACAGATAAAGAAATCATTGAAACAGTGCAGACGTCTCTTCCTGAATTGATTGTAATTGACGCCCCATTATCCCTTCCTCGGGGCCGATGCTGCCTGGAAAAGGAATGTGTATGTGCATCGGGGGGACATTTTCGGCAGTGTGAAGTAGAAATACGGCGTTATGGCCCGGTTCTACCCCTTAACTTTCGGGGTATGAAGATGTTGACCATGCGGGGCATCTCCCTCAAGGAGAAACTGGAGGGTTACACCTTACTGGAGACCCATCCCCGTACCGTTCAGAAGATGCTGGGAATTACCGATTTAATCCAGTATGTTAAAGATCGTTTTGAGCTTGATGTTAAGCCCAGTGCACATGAGTTAGACGGTTTTCTGGCAGCCTTAACCGGTCTTTCATACCTAGAGGATTGTTACATGGAATTAGGTGACCCGCAGGAAGGCACCATTATTCTTCCTGAGAAGGATTGCGCAATTCTTCTAGAAATCATTAAATGA
- a CDS encoding zinc dependent phospholipase C family protein — protein sequence MIKILASLLLVLMFALIQAPTAVAWTTVTHDDIVDVVYYSLPTDAQQNLSLEIMRSGSDDPDFKFFDFSYHHYPASYTKVDYWLDRGELAYKNGDYEQASYSFGVASHYVSDSFCAPHCVSATTGYHTLYEVQATLLTPQLTYKSGNLKTLMANGHLKGQYSWNSWMTNRDPSYVQADLNRAASACYVAINNRI from the coding sequence ATGATAAAAATCTTAGCAAGTCTGCTTCTAGTTTTGATGTTCGCCCTTATACAGGCACCCACCGCTGTGGCCTGGACCACTGTTACCCATGATGACATAGTGGATGTAGTATATTATTCCCTACCGACGGATGCTCAACAAAATCTGAGTTTGGAGATAATGAGAAGCGGCTCGGATGATCCTGACTTCAAATTCTTCGACTTCAGTTATCACCACTATCCGGCCAGCTATACTAAGGTAGATTACTGGCTAGACCGTGGAGAGTTAGCCTATAAAAATGGAGACTATGAACAGGCCAGTTACTCCTTTGGGGTGGCTTCCCATTATGTATCCGACAGCTTCTGCGCCCCTCACTGTGTAAGTGCCACAACGGGATATCACACTTTATATGAAGTCCAAGCTACTTTACTAACTCCCCAACTAACTTATAAATCCGGGAATCTAAAAACTCTCATGGCCAATGGTCATCTAAAGGGACAATACAGTTGGAACAGCTGGATGACCAACAGAGATCCTTCTTACGTACAAGCTGATCTTAATCGGGCGGCCAGTGCATGTTATGTGGCCATCAATAATCGAATTTAA
- a CDS encoding PRC-barrel domain-containing protein, which translates to MKATEFIGTVVIDKQAREVGKVVDISVTIKKCLVDKVIVGTGSALKKNYFAVVSDEIAEIGDYMQLTLDEVGIEAKGKVDKIEQLPLEGDLLKTFLGKEVLSEDAMIIGKVEDMLIDPKGCLIHNVVISTGSAFRKKNLMISDEDIKHIGDYVILEMKKDRVEELLGD; encoded by the coding sequence ATGAAAGCAACAGAGTTTATAGGAACTGTGGTAATTGACAAGCAAGCCCGGGAAGTTGGAAAGGTGGTGGATATTTCGGTGACCATAAAAAAATGTCTGGTGGATAAGGTCATTGTGGGAACAGGCTCCGCCCTTAAAAAGAACTACTTTGCCGTGGTTAGTGATGAGATCGCTGAAATAGGGGATTACATGCAGCTTACCCTGGATGAGGTGGGTATCGAAGCCAAGGGCAAAGTGGATAAAATAGAACAACTGCCCCTGGAGGGTGACCTGTTGAAAACCTTCCTAGGGAAGGAGGTACTGTCCGAGGATGCCATGATCATTGGTAAGGTGGAGGATATGCTCATCGACCCCAAGGGCTGCCTGATTCATAATGTCGTAATCTCCACTGGTTCTGCGTTCCGTAAAAAGAATTTAATGATCTCTGATGAGGATATTAAGCACATAGGCGATTATGTTATACTGGAAATGAAAAAGGATAGGGTAGAAGAGCTTTTAGGAGATTAA
- a CDS encoding MutS-related protein → MELRNIKGIGERMAQRIEREFGGEDAFLEAALNYEVDRLARIEGISQRRAVEIINEVLGNPTQKFLKTERAIQLYEDIIKKILEQASSDYAQNRVLLLSPTKDLKKIRERLDRVMEAKEIVGKLPQKDIQKLLKRINHLKNPSPRVEPGQALLVESKKDYETLLERELHRYISIMTLDELESIHEYELVVYAYNDGFLEMDDAPNMAMVPLDAADGELVPGKVLSYYQLNQDIIENAAKLRDMLGWSSILPDVMGILNSTKCSQVDEASFNQAVDEAKATADQKMKDAIKRVELSGQEVLDLLNSGMPEKIKDILDEVLEEAQQEIYTKTGRSFNPFLAKYPLEVDDEEMDRVRKQEIGRQQLKAFEHRVTAAKELSLLQEKVEREVKEVLEFDYQFTLGSFAHKYNLQEPVITDGFGFEEAINLDLALYEKSQRISYQLQHPDNVVLLTGANSGGKTTLLETLAQISILTQMGLPVPATMARVRLIDELYFFSKKRALDAGAFESFLRNFIPIATHDTDKLVLLDELEAITELEAAVKIISSFMDLIRDSGSHAVIVTHLAREILKYTQVRVDGIEASGLDEEYNLVVDRTPRMNYLARSTPELILRRVYEKSDGKVKDIYGKMLELFESQEDK, encoded by the coding sequence TTGGAATTGCGTAATATCAAGGGTATTGGGGAGCGGATGGCCCAACGTATAGAGAGGGAATTCGGGGGTGAAGATGCATTCCTGGAGGCAGCTCTTAACTACGAGGTGGATCGGCTGGCTCGCATTGAGGGGATCAGTCAACGTCGGGCTGTAGAGATAATCAACGAAGTTCTCGGTAATCCTACCCAGAAATTTCTAAAAACGGAACGAGCCATTCAGCTCTATGAAGACATCATTAAAAAGATTCTTGAACAGGCCAGTTCCGACTATGCCCAGAATCGGGTTCTACTTCTAAGTCCAACCAAGGATCTCAAAAAAATCCGGGAAAGACTGGATAGGGTAATGGAAGCCAAAGAGATTGTGGGAAAACTGCCGCAGAAGGATATCCAAAAGCTTTTGAAAAGGATAAACCACCTGAAAAATCCAAGCCCCCGGGTTGAACCAGGACAGGCCCTTTTAGTTGAGAGTAAAAAGGATTACGAAACTCTTTTAGAACGAGAACTCCACCGTTACATCTCCATTATGACCCTGGATGAATTAGAAAGCATTCATGAGTACGAACTGGTGGTTTACGCTTATAACGACGGTTTTTTAGAAATGGATGATGCCCCTAATATGGCTATGGTGCCCCTAGATGCTGCAGATGGGGAACTGGTGCCGGGTAAGGTGCTCTCCTACTACCAGCTCAACCAGGACATCATTGAAAACGCAGCTAAGCTAAGGGATATGCTAGGCTGGAGTTCTATCCTGCCGGATGTGATGGGCATCCTGAATTCTACAAAGTGCAGTCAAGTGGATGAGGCCAGCTTCAACCAGGCCGTGGATGAGGCTAAGGCCACCGCCGACCAGAAGATGAAGGACGCCATTAAAAGGGTGGAGTTATCCGGCCAGGAGGTCTTAGATCTTCTAAACAGTGGGATGCCAGAGAAGATCAAGGATATCCTAGATGAGGTTCTGGAAGAGGCCCAACAGGAAATCTACACCAAAACTGGCCGTAGTTTTAACCCCTTTCTGGCCAAGTATCCCCTGGAAGTTGATGATGAAGAGATGGATCGGGTCCGGAAACAGGAGATTGGACGACAACAATTAAAAGCCTTCGAACACAGGGTGACGGCGGCTAAAGAACTTTCTTTGTTACAGGAAAAGGTTGAAAGGGAGGTTAAAGAAGTCCTGGAGTTTGACTACCAGTTCACCCTGGGGAGCTTTGCCCATAAATACAATCTGCAGGAACCGGTCATCACCGATGGTTTCGGCTTTGAAGAAGCTATAAATCTGGATCTGGCCCTTTACGAGAAATCACAACGAATAAGTTACCAACTCCAACATCCAGATAACGTGGTGCTGTTAACCGGGGCCAACAGCGGAGGAAAAACCACCTTACTGGAGACCCTGGCCCAGATATCCATACTAACCCAGATGGGACTGCCGGTTCCGGCGACGATGGCCCGGGTGAGGTTGATTGATGAATTATATTTCTTTTCCAAGAAGCGTGCCCTAGATGCCGGTGCCTTTGAATCCTTTCTTCGGAACTTTATACCAATAGCCACCCATGATACAGATAAATTGGTCCTACTGGATGAGCTGGAAGCCATAACCGAGTTGGAGGCAGCGGTGAAGATCATATCCAGTTTCATGGACCTCATCCGGGATTCGGGAAGTCATGCTGTGATCGTCACCCACCTGGCCCGGGAGATACTTAAATATACCCAGGTGCGTGTGGACGGCATCGAGGCCAGTGGACTGGACGAAGAATATAACCTGGTGGTGGACCGAACCCCAAGGATGAATTATCTGGCCCGCAGCACGCCTGAACTCATCCTCCGGAGGGTTTATGAGAAGTCAGACGGAAAAGTAAAAGATATCTATGGGAAGATGCTGGAACTTTTTGAATCCCAGGAAGATAAGTAA
- a CDS encoding sulfite exporter TauE/SafE family protein, with protein sequence MDLTVYLLILALTGVLVGFTSGLLGVGGGFIMGPVQFFLLMALGVDPNIAIRVAFGTSLAVILPTTISGAWGHKRKGAVLIRPALIMGITGFIGGLLGALLATNMPVEVLRIISGMVIFVSALWMLRTHLPQKKDEKTHKDSSYLFWGFLVGLIAGLLGIGGGVIMVPILTLLLRFDIHKAIGTSTVVIIISSMGGIIIYILQGLSVQGLPPYSVGYVNLVQFMALALTSIPMAQLGVITSHRLPGKHLRYIFIVVLVYISLKMMGIFEWLNLPL encoded by the coding sequence ATGGATTTAACAGTTTACCTTCTGATTTTAGCATTGACCGGAGTCTTGGTGGGATTCACCTCGGGCTTGCTGGGTGTGGGGGGTGGTTTCATAATGGGGCCAGTACAGTTCTTCCTCTTGATGGCTTTAGGTGTGGATCCAAACATAGCCATCCGGGTGGCCTTTGGCACAAGCCTGGCGGTCATCCTTCCCACGACCATCAGCGGTGCTTGGGGTCATAAACGTAAAGGTGCGGTACTTATCCGACCCGCTTTAATTATGGGGATAACCGGGTTTATAGGGGGATTATTAGGGGCTCTTTTGGCGACCAATATGCCGGTTGAAGTTTTAAGAATAATATCCGGAATGGTGATCTTCGTCAGTGCCCTGTGGATGCTCCGGACCCATTTACCTCAAAAAAAAGATGAAAAAACCCATAAAGACTCTTCATATTTATTCTGGGGATTTCTAGTTGGCCTCATCGCCGGGTTGCTGGGTATTGGTGGTGGGGTGATAATGGTGCCCATATTGACCCTTCTATTAAGATTCGATATTCACAAGGCCATTGGGACCTCCACGGTTGTCATCATAATATCCTCCATGGGTGGAATTATCATATACATTTTACAGGGTCTTTCTGTCCAGGGATTACCCCCATATTCTGTGGGATACGTGAACCTGGTACAATTTATGGCCCTGGCTTTGACCAGCATCCCCATGGCTCAGTTAGGGGTTATTACTTCGCATAGGCTCCCTGGAAAACATCTAAGGTACATATTCATCGTGGTCCTGGTTTACATTTCCCTAAAAATGATGGGGATCTTTGAATGGCTTAACCTTCCCCTCTAA